In a single window of the Nitrospirota bacterium genome:
- the rapZ gene encoding RNase adapter RapZ gives MSSKTFILIVTGMSGAGKTVTLRALEDSSYFCVDNLPPSLIDDFVKITAKSAEVGSIAIGMDVREKSFLADLESTLEHLRTAYTLQILFLEAETDVLIRRFKETRRPHPLQKLYDGSMEKAMESEEELLRPLRDEAETIIDTSSYTPHQLRTHITSLFGGGSSASLKVTLISFGFKAGTPHHLDMLFDVRFLANPHFVEALRPLTGLDISVSNYVLENPLTVEYLKKVEDLLDFLIPNYIKEGKSFLTIGIGCTGGRHRAPAITQKIAAFISKHSLNVETIHRDI, from the coding sequence ATGAGTTCTAAGACTTTCATCCTGATAGTGACAGGTATGTCAGGGGCAGGAAAGACAGTGACTTTGCGGGCACTTGAGGACAGCAGTTACTTTTGTGTGGATAATCTACCGCCATCGCTGATTGATGATTTTGTAAAGATAACAGCAAAGAGCGCCGAGGTAGGCAGCATAGCCATAGGGATGGACGTCAGGGAAAAAAGTTTTCTTGCCGATTTAGAGTCAACCCTTGAGCATTTAAGAACAGCTTATACGCTTCAGATACTTTTTTTAGAGGCAGAGACAGATGTATTAATACGGCGGTTTAAGGAAACAAGGCGGCCTCACCCTCTGCAGAAACTCTATGACGGCAGCATGGAAAAAGCTATGGAGAGTGAGGAGGAGCTGCTTAGACCGCTTAGAGATGAGGCCGAAACTATCATTGATACCTCATCATACACCCCGCATCAGTTGAGAACCCATATAACATCGCTTTTTGGAGGGGGTTCATCAGCGTCATTAAAAGTTACACTGATTTCATTTGGTTTTAAAGCCGGCACTCCGCATCATTTGGACATGTTGTTTGATGTGCGGTTTCTTGCCAATCCACATTTTGTCGAAGCCTTAAGGCCCCTTACCGGGCTTGATATCTCGGTAAGTAATTACGTCTTAGAAAATCCTCTTACAGTGGAATACCTTAAAAAGGTAGAGGATTTATTGGATTTTCTCATACCAAATTATATAAAAGAGGGCAAATCGTTTCTCACCATAGGAATAGGCTGCACGGGGGGACGCCACAGGGCTCCGGCTATAACCCAAAAAATTGCAGCTTTCATCTCCAAACATTCCCTTAACGTGGAAACCATCCACAGAGACATTTAA